Genomic window (Daucus carota subsp. sativus chromosome 5, DH1 v3.0, whole genome shotgun sequence):
atttaaatttgtgaaagtttatataaaattttgtaaaaaattaaatataattttgaattatataagaATATGATAAAGTTGTGTCTTTTAAgtatgtaaaaaatattatatcgataaaaatattttactattttaatataataaaaggtTATATGTAATATTGTTTCTATATACAGTTTTCAAACACACTtggattataaaaaatattaataaaatatattatttgaagtTCACAAGTTGAGAAGTTTCGTGTAATCAAATTAGAATGGGGGAAATTGGAAAATTGTGTATATTATTGGTTAACATCGATTGCACGTGTGTGTGAGATATGTGAATTATTATATAGTGTTTtgactaaaaataatattatatttcaaataaataataaaatagatattgaaagaaataagaaaaatacttttatgtataattataaattttggtaCAAGATTTAATAGTTTTTACAACTGGAGTTTAGTTCTCGGGTTCACGCTCCATATACAACGGTACTTTTTTTGAAATGGCTTTATGTTTCAAGCTTTGGAATAAGATAAACGATAAAATTTGACagctaataatttaataaaatctgaTAAAAAAACATTtcctttatatttataaaaacgtaaatataaaaaattcggaCATGATCCCGAAGGTTCCCGATAGTTCCCGATAAAGACCCTAATCCCTATATTAATCCCTATAAATAAGAAAGATTAGTCTACAACGCCGCCGCAGCAATACTCATTTGTTTAAGTTTCTGAAGCAGTCCATTCTCTTCATTTCTCCATTTCTCTGCTAACACAGAGAAAAGGTTCACTGTTCATTGGTTTTCGTGCATTACTCCACTACTCAAGGTAAACTCTGCAGCTCTTGCTTTGGGGTAACAAATctctttattaattttttgcTATTCTTAGTTATATACACATGATTTTATTATAGATTATTTAGTTGTGTATCAGTGTATGTCATTGTTTATGCACTTGTGTTATAATCCCCAAGTATCCACCCGCACGTATGCAGAAGTACAGAACACAGAGGTTAAGGTTAAAATGAAAAGGATGGTTCCCTGGTCCACCAATCCttaaatttgtatttacatCCTCTTCTTACATGCACTATTCTTTATTGCTCAATAGAGTACtcctttatttctttatttattgcTCTTGttgttgtttatttgtttttagatTTTGTTTAATTGCAAGGCTTAATTGTTCTATCTCTCATGGATTGTGTTTTTATGATGACGAGAGTCAACATAGATGGTCAGAAATTGTAAAGTGATTTTTTTAGTATCCgcactttattattttttttatttgctcgtttggagtaattttttttatttgctcGTTAGGAGTGATCGATCCGAGATCCTGACTTCACTTTTGATATAAATGTTGGGCTACTGTGTGTAAAATCACATGACTAGTTTGATACACAGTGACATGAATATCTTCAAGTAGCGAATCGAATCGCATATATATAGAATAAATGTATTTGTATTTCGAAATTACGAATAATTAtctatatttcttattttatggTTTTCTTTGCTGATGATCGTGGAACAAAGAGTCAAACAGCATTAGCTTGACAATACAGATATGATAGTAAATGTTACAGATGAAGTCATAGAGATATGATATCAGTAACAAGGTTTGTTGGTTGCATTGCACCAACCCCTTTCAATTAGTTCTTACTAGATATTGTGGTTTTTAGTTGGTGGATTGAGTTCAgttgataaatatattaatttaatatgtgCATGAACTCTTAATACTAGACTCTTGGTATATATAACCATGTAAAGGCTCAGATTCTTGAGTAAAAACTCACATTGTGGAGCACACAAGGTGTTTATGTTGTAGTTATCTCTGAACACACAAATAAAGAGCTTTGTTTTCTCCCGATGGGTTCTGGGGATTTTGTTGGCAGTAGCAATGGTAGGGATACCAGATTGTTAGTTGATAGTCCTTGCACCAGTGGCATGCCCACTGCTGCTGTTGCTCAGCATCAAATGTTGGCTACGCATTTTTACAAGTCCTTGTTTAACCCTCGAGGCCTCCCTATTGCCCATGTATGCATCTCTATGTTctctatataatatatgcacatccatctctttgtatatataaatcataaacTCATTCTCACTTTAGCATACTTCTGTACTTTTTGCAGTTATCTTTTTGTGGCCCCTTTTTAGTCTTTACTACTATATGTTAGTTGCATACtgttttaatttgttattaGCCTTGTGTATTGGTCTTGTAGAAACCCAAGATGGAGAGTCCAAATGGTGTCGGTGACGTAGGGGGAAGTTCTGATCCTGGTGCAATGGCAAGGACCAGGGAAGATGCGAACATGAGCAGGTCTGGCAGTGACAATCTGGAAGCTGCATCAGGTGACGGGCAGGAACAGTCAAGAAATAAATCCCGTAAGAGAGCAAAATATCACCGACACACGCCAGATCAAATTCAAGAGCTCGAAGCGTAAGTGTTATCAAAATTTCTGGATAGTTCTGATTACTCATATTGTCTATATTCAGGATAGTTTTGAGGTGATTAAAATTTGAGGTGTAATCCTGTGTATTAGTGTATTCAAGGAAAATAATCATCCTGATGAGAAAGAAAGGCTGGAACTAGGCAGAAAGCTGAACATGGAACACCGACAGATCAAATTTTGGTTTCAAAATAAAAGAACCCATATGAAGGTAATTTAAGATATAAGTTGTTCTATAGTTTAAAGCTGCTAAATGTCAAATGCCCTATAAATTCACCTGTACCAGGCACAAGTGGAGCGTCATGAGAATCTGTCTCTGAAGCAAGAAAACGATAATCTGCGAATTGAGAATTTGGCATTAAAGGAAGCCCTGAAGAACCTGATCTGTGGTAAATGCGGTGGACAACAATTGCTTGCGGAGATATCCACTGAGGAGAAGCATCTTAGAATTGAAAATGCAGTATTAAAAGATGAACTCGATCGTGCACGTGCTTGGACAAACAAAATTGTCCGACCTTTGTCCTCTTTTGGTGGCACCTCTTCCCCTCCAATGTTGAACACTAACTTGGAAGTTGCAGCAAGAAGAAATGGTTTGGGGAGCCTAGGCAATGTACACACAGCTTTATCCATTGGACTTAATCCTAATAATGCGGTTTCAGATTCTTGGGGCGATGGGCCTATGAGCAGGCCACTGATTGGCATGCATCCTGTCAATCCCTCGTTTCAGGATTCCATGTTTTTTGAGCTTGCTTCGACTGCGACGGATGAGATAATCAAGCTGGCTGAGAACGATACTCGTCTCTGGTTCAGAAGCTTAGCGGGAAGTGGGGAAAGGCTGAATTTTGATGAGTACATGAAAGTGATCACTCCTTGTGTTGACATAACATCAAGGGCATGTATTGATGGTACAAGGGCTACCTCCCTCTTGGCCATAAGGAGCACTGATCTCGTTGAGGTGTTGATGAATGCGGTAAGCTGTTCAATTTAATAAGCATCTATTGTTGTAAATGTATATTATACTCTTAATTTAGCTAACTTCTTAGGCACATACACTTGAAGATTATATTCAGATAATTTTCTAAGTATATgtgcctaaacataatattaagaTATCATAGGTGCTTTACCCCAGGCCCCCCGCATTATCCCCCACTATTGTTAAATGGTTTAGGGTTTAAGTCTCCTCTGGAGctaagtgtgtgtgtgagtgtgagtCAATTATTAACATTAATGATAACAATATTAAGATGCCAATAGGCCATTTAGAGACTTTATATCCTGCAGGCTATTTTTTGAACAGAAAGGTGCATACATTTTTTAATTCCTCTTTCACGTGTACTGTTTAGTAAAAGTACTTACCAATTCTTTCTGGATTGTTTCACACCTCTTCATGTTTGAAGGATCAATGGGCTGAAATGTTTTCTGAAATGATTGGAAGCAGCTCTACTTTAGAGGTGATTTCTGGCGGCATCAATGGAACCAAGAACTGTGCCCTGCAATTGGTACATATATTAGTTTCTCTTTTGTTTACAGTTGTTTACTTATACTGGTTACTAAAAATGAGTTTTAAACTATGCATTATAGATGCAAGCAGAGATCCAAGTTATATCACCACTGGTCCCCGTTCGCCAAATGAGGTTTCTGCGGTTCTGCAGGCAACATGTCAACGGGGCATGGGTTGTAGTTGATGTGTCCATTGACAACATTTCTGAAGGTGTAGGTTCACAAACATTTTCACCTTGTAGGCGGCTTCCTTCAGGCTGTATTCTGCAAGATATGCCCAATGGTTGTTCCAAGGTAATTGCTGATATAGTGATatgcaatttttatttctttaaataCTTCGTCctatttataaaacaaattatgtgCATTACTCTAGTTTTTCAATACTTTTCTCTTCATGCCCCTGCAAGGCTTTTGAGCAAACTATATATCTTTGAATACCTCTTCATGGTGAAACTAATGTATATATTTTCTGTAATACTGGTTTTGTATTGTCAAGTAATATTTTAGTTGGTATGAAACATATACAGCAAAACTATGGCAGAAAGTTTGAACCTTCTACTATTATTTACTGCCTCGTGGTGGGTGGTGGAGATGATTCTGCAActtttattacttaaaataatctTTAAATACCGGGGCTACTTTGCATGGTGTATAGCTAGTTATTATATTGCCAGTTTAGAAGAGAGTGAATCAACGCTTTAGTTCTGCAATATTGAAACCTGAGTGTTTTAATTAGCTATTTTCATATTATGTTAGTTGTGGATCAGCAATATTTGGATATTTCTATTCCTTTGTATACTATCTATGAGGTTGTATGACTGGGATACAGTCTCATTATATACTACTGTAGCTTTATTAGTATTTAATAATACAGACTCTAGACTCATTAGAACTTAATAAGATTCGTTGTTAAAAAGGTTACTAAAGCCGTTTAATGATGCATTTTGCGCTTTCTTTTGTTAACTTATTGACGCTAATCAATCTGAATGTTGATTTGCGCTTGATCCTCCCAAAATTCTTGCCATGCAAGTCTTAGAAATCAATATTTTGGCAGGGCTAATTTTAGAGATTAATCCAAAAACCTCTTTCACATCTTAAGAAACTAAACATActcaaatcatttttatttgttatttccATCATAATAGATTTTACCTCAACCAAACAGCTAGAACACTTGTTTACCATAAAAGCTATGTTA
Coding sequences:
- the LOC108222316 gene encoding homeobox-leucine zipper protein HDG1, which codes for MKAQVERHENLSLKQENDNLRIENLALKEALKNLICGKCGGQQLLAEISTEEKHLRIENAVLKDELDRARAWTNKIVRPLSSFGGTSSPPMLNTNLEVAARRNGLGSLGNVHTALSIGLNPNNAVSDSWGDGPMSRPLIGMHPVNPSFQDSMFFELASTATDEIIKLAENDTRLWFRSLAGSGERLNFDEYMKVITPCVDITSRACIDGTRATSLLAIRSTDLVEVLMNADQWAEMFSEMIGSSSTLEVISGGINGTKNCALQLMQAEIQVISPLVPVRQMRFLRFCRQHVNGAWVVVDVSIDNISEGVGSQTFSPCRRLPSGCILQDMPNGCSKQNYGRKFEPSTIIYCLVVGGGDDSATFIT